A genomic segment from Juglans regia cultivar Chandler chromosome 14, Walnut 2.0, whole genome shotgun sequence encodes:
- the LOC108994661 gene encoding RNA-binding protein Y14-like, which translates to MASAAEVEAVDFEPEDDDLMDEDGGVDAAPASPRAPLPKLKSAITGGASSSAVARKTKGRGFRDDHPDVPDRSTRLAASNFDSLRSPEGPGPQRSIEGWIILVSGVHEEAQEDDLQNSFGEFGEIKNLHLNLDRRTGFVKGYALIEYENFEEAQSAISSMNGAEFLTQTLSVDWAFSSGSSVNGAMKRKNTRPQRERRSRSPRRRY; encoded by the exons ATGGCGAGCGCAGCGGAGGTGGAGGCCGTGGACTTCGAGCCGGAGGACGACGACCTCATGGACGAGGACGGGGGCGTAGACGCCGCCCCTGCCTCGCCGAGGGCCCCACTCCCCAAGCTCAAGTCCGCCATCACTGGCGGCGCCTCCTCTTCTGCCGTTGCGAGGAAGACCAAGGGCCGTGGCTTTCGCGACGACCATCCCGACGTCCCCGACCGCTCCACCCGCCTCGCCGCCTCCAACTTCGACTCCCTCAGGTCTCCCGAAGGCCCTGGTCCCCAGCGAT CCATTGAAGGATGGATTATTTTGGTCAGTGGAGTGCATGAAGAGGCACAAGAGGATGATCTGCAAAATTCCTTTGGTGAGTTTGGGGAGATTAAGAATTTGCATTTAAATCTTGATCGTCGCACTGGGTTTGTCAAG GGATATGCCCTGATTGAGTATGAGAACTTTGAGGAAGCACAGAGTGCGATATCCTCAATGAACGGTGCAGAATTTCTTACACAAACTCTCAGCGTTGACTGGGCCTTCAGTAGTGGATCCTCGGTTAATGGagcaatgaaaagaaagaatacAAG